One part of the Hydrogenobacter sp. T-2 genome encodes these proteins:
- a CDS encoding TIGR01212 family radical SAM protein (This family includes YhcC from E. coli K-12, an uncharacterized radical SAM protein.) has product MGFVQSVSTQRLYYSLKDYLKEKYGRRVQKITVALPFTCPNIDGTKARGGCTYCFSGTRPAHLEPYIPLRQQIEEGIRRAKNRYGERLYFFIYYQSYSNTYGEYEYLKSVYDTALEFEEVVGIDIGTRPDCVPEWVLELLESYSRKGLEVWVEYGLQSANFKTLRFINRAHGVSDFVDAVLRTKRRDLKVCAHIILGLPYEDQEDMLETGKLIASLPVDGIKIHPLHIIKNTKMAEQYLRSEFEVLSLQEYAKRVVDILEILPPNMVIHRLTGEVEPERLIAPDYCTYAKKQEVVKAIEEELVRRGSYQGCKQPFNR; this is encoded by the coding sequence ATGGGCTTTGTGCAATCAGTAAGCACGCAAAGACTTTACTATTCTTTAAAGGACTATCTAAAGGAAAAGTATGGCAGGCGAGTGCAAAAGATAACCGTTGCACTACCCTTTACCTGTCCTAACATAGATGGCACAAAGGCAAGGGGTGGATGCACCTACTGTTTTTCTGGCACAAGACCCGCACACCTTGAGCCATACATTCCTCTGCGTCAACAGATAGAGGAGGGCATAAGAAGGGCAAAAAACCGATACGGTGAAAGGCTCTACTTTTTCATATACTACCAGTCCTACTCTAATACTTACGGAGAGTATGAATACCTCAAGTCTGTCTATGATACCGCTCTTGAATTTGAAGAGGTGGTAGGCATAGATATTGGGACTCGTCCAGACTGTGTTCCAGAGTGGGTGCTTGAGCTTCTTGAGAGCTATTCAAGGAAGGGTCTTGAGGTCTGGGTAGAGTATGGACTGCAGAGTGCTAACTTCAAAACCCTAAGGTTTATAAACAGGGCTCATGGAGTTTCTGACTTTGTGGATGCGGTGCTAAGGACAAAGAGAAGAGACCTAAAGGTTTGTGCTCACATAATTTTGGGACTGCCTTACGAAGACCAAGAAGACATGCTTGAAACGGGCAAGCTCATAGCAAGTTTGCCAGTGGATGGTATAAAGATTCATCCTCTACATATAATAAAAAACACAAAGATGGCGGAGCAGTATCTAAGGAGTGAGTTTGAGGTGCTTAGCCTCCAGGAGTATGCAAAAAGGGTGGTAGACATCTTGGAAATACTGCCACCCAATATGGTTATTCACAGGCTCACTGGAGAAGTAGAACCAGAAAGGCTAATAGCACCAGATTATTGCACCTATGCTAAGAAGCAAGAGGTTGTAAAAGCCATAGAAGAAGAGCTTGTAAGACGAGGAAGCTATCAAGGCTGTAAGCAACCCTTTAACCGATGA